The stretch of DNA CCGGGTCGCGGTTCTCTAGCGGGCGCCCGCCGGCGCGGGCGCGGAGGATACGCTGAGACAGCCGGAAGCTCCGACGCCCAATCTGACCCAGGCCTTCAAAGAGCTGGTGCAGATCGGGATCACGCTCACGAGCGAGCGCGATGTCGCCACGCTGCTCGAGCGCATCCTCAGCGAGGGGCGGCGGTTCACGCGCGCGGAGGCGGGCACCCTGTTCCTCCGCGAGGGCGACTTCCTCCGGTTCGCCGTCGTGCAGAACGATCGCCTGGCGCGCGAGCTCGGTCAGGATGAGATGCGGCGTCAGCTCCAGGAGCAGCCGCTCCACCTCCGCGAGCTCTCCCTGGCGGGGCACGTCGCGCTGACCGGCGACATCCTGAACCTCCACGACACGTACATGATCCCGCCCGACCGGCCTTACCGCTTCGACTCGACCGTGGACGCGCGGACGACGTACCGGACGCAGTCGATCCTCGTCGTCCCGCTCCAGGATCCGAGCGGCACCATCCTGGGCGTGCTCGAGCTGATCAACGCGCTGGACCGCGGGAGTGTCGTCCCGTTCGATTCGCAGTACGAGAGCCTGGTGCGGGCGCTGGCCTCCCAGGCGGCGGTCGCGATCCGCAACGCGCGCCTCGAGGACCTCTCGCTCAAGGACGCCCTCACCGACGTCTACAACCGTCGCTACTTCATGATCCGGATGGAGGAAGAGCACAAGCGCTACACGCGGTTCGCCGAGCCGCTCGCGCTCGTCCTGCTCGATCTCGATCATTTCAAGGACGTCAACGACCGGTTCGGCCACCGCGAGGGCGACGCGGCCCTCCGCGAGGTCGCCCAGCTCCTCCTGAAACACTCGCGGGGTTTCAGCGTCGTCACCCGCTACGGCGGCGACGAGTTCGCGATCATCCTCGTCAACACGGCGAGGGCCGGCGCCCGCACCTACGCCGAGCGCATCCGGGCCACGATCGAGGGGCAGGCCTTCGGGCACGGCCGGGCGACCGCGAGCCTCGGCGTCGCCGCCCTCCCGGACGACGGCACGTCGGCGGACGATCTCATTGTGGCCGCGGACCGGGCGCTGTACGATGCCAAGCGACTCGGCCGGAACCGGGTTTCGGGATGAGCCGGGGACCATGCTCGACCGCGCCCAACTGCTCGAGGACCTCATCGACATCGGCCTCGCGCTCACGAGCGAGCGCGACCTCCACGCGCTCCTCGAGCGCATCCTCGAGCTGGCCCGGCGGTTCACGCGGGCCGAGGCCGGCACCCTCTTCCTCCGGGAGGGCGATCACCTCCGCTTCGCGGTAGTCCAGAACGATTTCCTCGAGGCGCGCCTCGGCAAGTCCGAGATGCAGCGGCGCCTCCAGGCCGCGCCCATGGCCCTCTCCGAGCCGAGCCTCGCCGGCCACGTCGCGCAGACCGGCGAGCTCATCAACGTGAGCGACGCGTACGCGATCGGCGTGCAGCAGACGGTCGCGTTCAACAGGTCGGTGGACGCGAGCAACGCCTACGGGACGCGCTCGGTCTTCGTCGTGCCGATCCAGGATGCGAAGGGCAACGTCGTGGGCGTCCTCGAGCTGCTCAATGCGCTCGACGAGGGCGGCGCGATCGTGCCGTTCGACCACGGGGACGAGAAGCTGGTCCGCGCCCTCGCGTCGCAGGCCGCGATCGCGATCCGCAACGCGCGCCTCGAGGACCTCTCGTTCAAGGACGGGCTCACGGAGCTCTACAACGGGCGCTACTTCGCGCTACGCCTCGACGAGGAGGCGAAGCGGAGCGCCCGCTTCGGCCACCCGCTCTCGCTCGCCTGCCTCGACCTCGACGGCTTCACGCGCATCAACGACGACAAGGGGCGCGCGGCGGGCG from Candidatus Methylomirabilota bacterium encodes:
- a CDS encoding sensor domain-containing diguanylate cyclase; its protein translation is MLDRAQLLEDLIDIGLALTSERDLHALLERILELARRFTRAEAGTLFLREGDHLRFAVVQNDFLEARLGKSEMQRRLQAAPMALSEPSLAGHVAQTGELINVSDAYAIGVQQTVAFNRSVDASNAYGTRSVFVVPIQDAKGNVVGVLELLNALDEGGAIVPFDHGDEKLVRALASQAAIAIRNARLEDLSFKDGLTELYNGRYFALRLDEEAKRSARFGHPLSLACLDLDGFTRINDDKGRAAGDEVLKETARLLVKHSRSFTILARRAGDDFVAILANTPKAGAVTYAERIRGVIEQHPFAQGPVTACLGVAALPADAASAEDLMAKADRAVGEAKRLGPNRVTAL
- a CDS encoding sensor domain-containing diguanylate cyclase; its protein translation is MQIGITLTSERDVATLLERILSEGRRFTRAEAGTLFLREGDFLRFAVVQNDRLARELGQDEMRRQLQEQPLHLRELSLAGHVALTGDILNLHDTYMIPPDRPYRFDSTVDARTTYRTQSILVVPLQDPSGTILGVLELINALDRGSVVPFDSQYESLVRALASQAAVAIRNARLEDLSLKDALTDVYNRRYFMIRMEEEHKRYTRFAEPLALVLLDLDHFKDVNDRFGHREGDAALREVAQLLLKHSRGFSVVTRYGGDEFAIILVNTARAGARTYAERIRATIEGQAFGHGRATASLGVAALPDDGTSADDLIVAADRALYDAKRLGRNRVSG